From a region of the candidate division WOR-3 bacterium genome:
- the ssb gene encoding single-stranded DNA-binding protein yields MNEAPQNSQSSLRLGYLNSVILLGRLTADPDLRYTPKGTPVCTFRIAVNRRFKDQTTNEWRDETYFFTVNTWAQLAERIGERLKKGSAVLVQGELRSRSWETTTGEKRSVVEIHGRSVQVLDKAISLEPSPVEPEPDLPPDDEPDIPKDQLDDIPF; encoded by the coding sequence ATGAATGAGGCACCGCAAAACTCCCAGAGTTCGCTCAGACTCGGCTATCTTAACAGTGTAATCCTCTTAGGTAGATTGACCGCTGACCCTGATCTGCGCTATACACCAAAGGGAACCCCGGTGTGCACCTTTCGAATCGCAGTCAACCGTCGCTTCAAAGATCAGACCACCAATGAATGGAGAGACGAGACCTACTTTTTCACTGTTAACACTTGGGCACAACTTGCTGAGCGGATTGGCGAACGCCTGAAAAAAGGCTCGGCGGTGCTTGTCCAAGGCGAATTGCGCAGCCGTTCTTGGGAAACCACCACTGGTGAAAAACGAAGTGTGGTGGAAATCCACGGACGGAGCGTCCAAGTGCTGGACAAAGCCATCTCTCTTGAACCCTCTCCTGTTGAACCAGAACCAGACCTTCCCCCAGATGATGAACCTGATATCCCCAAGGATCAGCTTGATGACATCCCCTTCTGA
- the rpsF gene encoding 30S ribosomal protein S6 gives MNHYELAAILDPNISEGDIEKIIVELTNRLTTSGATNILDVKTERRAFAYPIRKHREGTYLFIYFQAPTTVPEKIRRELLHREEILRLAFFRLPEAKVAEPQTALGQLDKDQPTPEAKNE, from the coding sequence TTGAACCACTATGAACTCGCAGCAATTCTGGACCCCAACATTTCTGAGGGGGATATAGAGAAAATTATAGTGGAACTGACCAACCGCTTAACCACCAGTGGCGCTACCAATATATTGGATGTGAAAACTGAACGCCGTGCCTTTGCCTATCCCATTCGCAAACACCGCGAAGGCACCTATCTCTTCATTTACTTTCAAGCACCCACAACAGTTCCTGAAAAGATACGCCGCGAACTCCTCCACCGCGAAGAAATCCTCCGACTCGCCTTCTTCCGCCTACCGGAGGCAAAAGTAGCCGAACCCCAGACGGCTCTCGGACAACTGGATAAAGACCAACCGACTCCTGAGGCTAAAAATGAATGA
- the ychF gene encoding redox-regulated ATPase YchF — translation MRIGIVGLPNVGKSSLFNILTGARARVDLFPFTTIEKNVGVGSVPDERLEKIAQVINPKKVTPAHIDFVDIAGLVKGASNGEGLGNKFLAHIREADLILHLVRNFATPDIPHILDTIDPDRDAEIVEAELAIADLTVVEKRIESVRKEPATPERNLRLLALEKLADRLHKTFTPPELSPEERHAVKELSLFVLKPLVYAINCSDTEPTEPNRFPRLAAHNCILFSAKLENEIADLPESEKMELRQSLNLAREGPAKIITTCFSALDLIRFYTVKGEETRAWSAPRGTTALDAAYMIHTEIGKGFIKAEVVNWQDLIAAGSFQAAHTAGKIKIEGKGYVIQDGDVLLVRFKTH, via the coding sequence ATGAGAATCGGCATAGTGGGTTTGCCCAATGTCGGCAAATCCTCTTTATTTAACATCCTCACCGGCGCACGAGCACGGGTTGACCTGTTTCCATTCACCACAATTGAAAAAAATGTCGGGGTGGGTTCAGTCCCAGATGAGCGCTTGGAAAAAATCGCTCAGGTTATCAATCCCAAAAAGGTTACCCCTGCTCACATTGACTTTGTTGACATTGCCGGATTGGTGAAGGGCGCCAGTAATGGTGAGGGGCTGGGCAACAAATTCCTCGCCCACATCCGCGAAGCCGACCTCATTCTCCACCTTGTCCGCAATTTTGCCACCCCCGACATTCCGCATATCCTTGACACAATTGACCCGGACCGAGACGCGGAAATTGTTGAGGCGGAACTGGCCATCGCTGACCTGACAGTAGTGGAGAAAAGGATAGAATCGGTGCGGAAGGAACCGGCAACGCCAGAAAGAAACCTACGCCTCTTAGCCTTGGAAAAACTGGCTGACAGATTGCATAAAACATTTACACCACCAGAACTCAGTCCGGAGGAACGGCACGCAGTAAAAGAGTTATCCCTTTTTGTGTTAAAACCTCTCGTCTATGCAATTAACTGTTCAGACACCGAGCCTACCGAACCAAACCGCTTTCCTCGCCTTGCTGCTCATAACTGTATTCTCTTCTCAGCAAAATTGGAAAATGAGATTGCCGACCTCCCCGAGTCGGAAAAGATGGAACTCCGCCAGAGCCTTAATCTTGCTCGCGAAGGTCCCGCAAAAATTATTACCACCTGTTTTTCGGCGCTTGACCTGATTCGCTTCTATACCGTCAAAGGAGAAGAGACCCGTGCCTGGTCGGCACCCCGAGGAACAACTGCCCTTGACGCTGCCTATATGATTCACACCGAAATTGGCAAAGGCTTTATCAAAGCTGAGGTCGTAAACTGGCAGGACCTAATTGCCGCAGGAAGCTTTCAAGCGGCACATACCGCCGGCAAGATTAAGATTGAAGGAAAAGGTTATGTAATTCAGGACGGAGATGTCCTGTTGGTAAGATTCAAAACCCATTAA
- the pth gene encoding aminoacyl-tRNA hydrolase, translating to MTIFGLGNPTERYALTRHNLGFMTLDTIAQLLQIRFHHIPGRFLAQTVFAGKKLLLIKPLLYMNHSGVVVKEQLTEHPDDFLVVVDDIALPFGTIRLRPKGSDGGHKGLASIIYHLGTDRFPRLRIGIGSPKEGDATEYVLSPFSNEEMKMLPNVLRRATDACLMVATCGLEKAMNQFNTPVPNKSADIIAADNKRG from the coding sequence ATGACCATTTTCGGTCTTGGCAACCCCACTGAACGCTATGCGCTCACCCGTCACAACCTTGGCTTTATGACGCTTGATACCATTGCCCAGCTTCTCCAAATCCGCTTCCATCACATACCGGGCAGGTTCCTTGCCCAGACTGTATTTGCGGGAAAGAAGCTTCTCCTCATAAAACCGCTTCTTTATATGAACCACTCCGGGGTCGTTGTCAAAGAACAGCTGACTGAACATCCTGATGACTTCCTTGTGGTGGTCGATGACATCGCCCTCCCCTTCGGTACCATTCGGCTCAGACCCAAAGGTTCGGATGGCGGTCACAAAGGTCTTGCATCCATCATCTACCACCTCGGGACCGATAGATTCCCTCGGCTCCGTATCGGTATCGGTTCACCTAAGGAGGGTGACGCAACCGAATATGTCCTTTCGCCCTTTAGTAATGAAGAGATGAAAATGTTGCCTAATGTCCTAAGACGAGCAACTGACGCCTGCTTGATGGTTGCCACCTGTGGTCTGGAAAAGGCAATGAACCAATTCAATACCCCCGTACCCAATAAGTCAGCTGATATAATTGCGGCGGATAACAAAAGAGGGTAG
- a CDS encoding 50S ribosomal protein L25, whose protein sequence is MAQIKATIRNETGKSKVKKLRRAGFLPAVMYGHGDPSVLLTISAHEFGMTLRELKGHTPIVDVQIADQDTIRCVIKTIQRNPIDGSFLHVDFQKVHPDERITMNVPVVIRGVAAGVKQGGMLEVLLREIPVRATIDRFPEHIEIDVTNLRMGHSIHIADLKYEGLEFLLPPESAIVTILTPRKLAAAVEAATAPAVGAPEPEVIKEKKAAEETESEEGKGKSPEAEPESKKKPEEKKK, encoded by the coding sequence ATGGCACAGATCAAGGCAACAATTAGAAACGAAACTGGTAAATCCAAGGTCAAAAAACTCCGCCGCGCTGGCTTCTTGCCCGCGGTGATGTACGGTCATGGCGACCCCTCGGTTTTACTCACGATTTCTGCCCATGAGTTCGGAATGACGCTACGGGAATTAAAAGGGCACACACCAATAGTTGATGTTCAGATTGCCGACCAGGACACAATCCGCTGTGTCATCAAGACTATTCAGCGAAATCCGATTGACGGCTCCTTTCTCCATGTTGACTTTCAGAAGGTCCACCCTGATGAACGGATTACAATGAATGTTCCGGTGGTCATCCGTGGTGTTGCCGCCGGGGTAAAACAGGGTGGCATGCTGGAAGTCCTTTTACGCGAAATTCCGGTTCGGGCGACCATCGACAGATTTCCCGAACACATTGAAATTGATGTCACTAATTTAAGGATGGGACACAGCATCCATATCGCCGACCTGAAATACGAGGGGTTAGAATTTCTCCTTCCCCCGGAATCTGCAATTGTAACCATCCTCACGCCCCGCAAACTGGCTGCCGCGGTTGAAGCGGCGACAGCACCGGCCGTAGGTGCTCCTGAACCTGAGGTAATCAAGGAGAAAAAGGCGGCGGAAGAGACAGAGAGCGAAGAGGGAAAAGGCAAGAGCCCCGAAGCCGAACCGGAGTCAAAGAAAAAACCGGAAGAGAAGAAAAAATAG
- a CDS encoding ribose-phosphate pyrophosphokinase, with product MERLKIFSGRANKPLAEEICAHLEIPLGEAEVTNFADGEIRVSINESVRGDDVFVVQPTPPPADNILELLLMIDALKRASARRITAVIPYYGYARQDRKDKPRVPLSAKLIANLLTRAGVDRVLTMDLHADQIQAFFDIPVDHLFSTPVLIEYYRQHTANLVVVAPDTGRANRARGFAQRLKDDIPLAIIDKRRTAPNQVEALRVVGEVGGMNALIFDDMIDTGGTLINATRALINAGAKTVRATATHGLFSGNAINLIAGSPLEEVVVTDTIFHPQAKQHEKIKILSVSSLLAEAILRIHREDSVSSLFIQ from the coding sequence ATGGAAAGATTGAAGATTTTTTCCGGGCGTGCTAACAAGCCTCTGGCAGAGGAAATCTGCGCTCACCTTGAGATACCTTTAGGTGAGGCAGAGGTAACCAATTTTGCCGATGGTGAAATCCGGGTCAGCATCAATGAAAGCGTCCGGGGTGATGATGTCTTCGTTGTCCAGCCCACACCCCCACCCGCTGACAACATCCTGGAACTACTCCTGATGATTGATGCCCTTAAACGGGCATCAGCCCGCCGGATTACCGCGGTTATTCCCTATTATGGTTATGCCCGGCAGGACCGTAAGGACAAACCCAGGGTCCCCCTTTCTGCTAAACTGATTGCCAATCTCCTGACCCGTGCCGGTGTTGACAGGGTTTTAACAATGGACCTCCACGCCGATCAGATTCAGGCATTTTTTGATATCCCGGTTGACCATCTCTTTTCCACTCCGGTACTGATTGAATACTACCGGCAGCACACGGCTAATCTGGTTGTGGTTGCACCTGACACCGGCAGGGCAAATCGTGCCCGCGGCTTCGCCCAGCGCCTTAAGGACGATATACCGCTCGCTATCATCGACAAGCGACGCACGGCACCAAATCAGGTAGAGGCGCTTAGGGTCGTGGGTGAGGTTGGGGGTATGAATGCTCTAATCTTTGATGATATGATTGATACCGGAGGAACCCTCATCAATGCCACCCGCGCACTCATTAATGCCGGCGCCAAGACTGTCCGCGCCACCGCTACCCATGGACTCTTTTCTGGTAATGCTATTAACCTCATCGCCGGATCTCCACTTGAAGAGGTGGTTGTGACTGATACCATCTTCCACCCACAAGCGAAACAACACGAGAAGATAAAAATCCTGTCCGTATCCTCCCTTCTCGCTGAGGCAATCCTGCGGATCCACCGCGAGGATTCAGTCAGTTCATTATTTATTCAGTAA
- the ispE gene encoding 4-(cytidine 5'-diphospho)-2-C-methyl-D-erythritol kinase: MSRSIILLAPAKINLGLWVGRKRPDGYHEIVTLMVPLEFGDRIKITKQAKGIRLRTTGIRLNIPANDNLAHRAAELFFAAAKIEQGCSITINKRIPPGSGLGGGSADAAAVLIGLNRLYHHPLNRKKLRDLALKLGSDVPFFIKGVPCVARGRGERLRPVLLPRLLVLLYCPDFSVSTSWAYQQLDHLRRKLTPPSLSPKILCLRLRRKELAGLAGKIHNSFEPVVFARHPELAQIKELLLSRGAYAASLSGSGSTVYGLLKAPDPMADLIASGLPWILTRSRPSVRLNKG; encoded by the coding sequence GTGAGCCGCTCAATAATCCTGCTGGCACCGGCAAAGATTAACCTCGGACTCTGGGTAGGCAGAAAGAGACCCGATGGCTACCACGAAATAGTCACTCTGATGGTGCCATTGGAGTTCGGGGACCGGATAAAAATCACCAAACAGGCAAAAGGCATCAGATTAAGGACAACCGGTATCAGGCTCAACATTCCGGCAAATGATAACCTTGCCCATCGTGCTGCCGAACTCTTCTTTGCTGCTGCAAAAATTGAACAGGGTTGCAGCATCACAATTAACAAGCGTATCCCGCCGGGCTCTGGTCTTGGCGGAGGTTCTGCTGATGCGGCTGCGGTTTTAATTGGTCTAAACCGGCTTTATCACCATCCCCTTAACCGGAAAAAGCTCCGAGACCTAGCGCTAAAGTTGGGCAGTGATGTGCCGTTTTTTATTAAAGGCGTTCCTTGCGTTGCCCGGGGTAGAGGAGAAAGACTCCGCCCGGTCCTTCTGCCCCGGCTTTTGGTTCTCTTGTATTGCCCTGACTTTTCTGTTTCCACCTCTTGGGCATATCAACAACTTGACCACTTAAGGCGAAAATTGACACCACCATCTCTTTCCCCTAAAATTTTATGCTTAAGGTTAAGGCGCAAAGAACTGGCAGGCTTGGCGGGAAAGATTCATAACAGTTTTGAGCCGGTGGTATTTGCGCGGCACCCGGAACTGGCTCAAATCAAAGAACTACTTTTAAGCCGGGGTGCCTATGCTGCGAGTCTGTCCGGTTCCGGCAGTACGGTCTATGGACTGTTGAAAGCTCCGGACCCGATGGCCGATTTGATTGCCAGTGGGCTTCCCTGGATTCTCACCCGGTCAAGACCGTCTGTCCGCCTGAATAAAGGTTAA
- a CDS encoding prolyl oligopeptidase family serine peptidase, whose protein sequence is MNPVAMTILLTFLYLSPISALETLSDTIFIKEWLLCGPFSVGMREGITEAIPDIANIQPQEGDSLRSGLVQGGIVRWRRVETDPSGWLATDYQDVRWDSIMDYYGISGLLSLGYAYAEFFSPHKARCLAVATRIGSFVLNGRGYIGDVYGNNWFKTPVVIDSGKNRIVLRISGYGDQKVRFFLIPCQEPVIPIIDDITAPDIIADSARSLWLGIPILNTLTEILQGVHLKLNLDTLVIADTTVNHIPRLGVKKPAIRVNIPPLPYDTAGYKMILTITLNDFQRTDTVRLRSRLLTQAHKRTFISEIDSSCQYYALRYPENYDPKKKYGLILSLHGAGVEAYGLAECFQPKDWAFVVCPTNRRPYGFDWQDWGRLDCIEVLKEVQRQFPIDPDRVVLTGHSMGGHGTWHIGLAHPDLFAAIAPEAGWPSFPLYVPNFLQRSIIFTEPGKLAIRDMAARPDNTPAFLENALNLPVFILHGADDDNVPTIHSRNFALWLDVLGYKYHYKEVPGQKHWWEGCVDDPDLMDFLKNARREHGPRHIRFRTADLSQSRTSYWLTIDRVKTIGRDATVAASAGDSPVEIKTENITQLTLNLDQRLFFSGPIGVKIDGKTVIKRLELPAIITLYNTPKGWKLGRARTAGLAKKPELYGPAKQALMRPFAIVYGTQDSAVAEFLMHAASQECLRWYLIGNGTTEVLCDTEPIPLDRNLILFGGEKENRVMKKIHHHLPITVKGGKMNLFKTELGESLSAVFVYPNPLNPERLILVRMGTDPLTTKLSFFWGIIGSGTAIPDFMIFDSQVRSFGWHGVRAAGFFSPEWQIDPLSTFIQK, encoded by the coding sequence ATGAACCCAGTTGCAATGACAATTCTGTTAACATTTTTATACCTTTCCCCGATTTCTGCCTTGGAGACGCTGAGTGACACCATTTTCATCAAAGAGTGGCTACTGTGCGGACCATTTTCTGTGGGTATGCGCGAAGGCATCACCGAGGCAATCCCGGATATAGCAAACATCCAGCCGCAGGAGGGCGACTCCTTGCGCAGCGGGCTTGTTCAAGGCGGGATTGTCCGCTGGCGAAGGGTTGAGACCGACCCTTCGGGCTGGCTGGCAACAGACTATCAGGATGTGCGCTGGGATTCGATTATGGACTACTATGGCATCAGCGGTCTTTTGTCTCTTGGCTATGCCTATGCCGAATTTTTTTCTCCCCATAAGGCGCGCTGCCTGGCAGTTGCAACCCGTATCGGCAGTTTTGTCCTTAATGGCAGAGGCTATATTGGCGATGTGTATGGCAACAACTGGTTCAAGACACCGGTTGTCATTGACTCCGGGAAAAACCGCATCGTCCTGCGCATTTCCGGCTATGGCGACCAGAAGGTGCGCTTTTTCCTAATCCCTTGCCAAGAACCGGTGATTCCCATCATTGATGACATCACCGCGCCTGACATAATTGCCGATTCCGCGCGCTCCCTCTGGCTTGGCATCCCAATTTTGAACACTCTCACCGAAATCTTACAGGGTGTTCACCTGAAATTGAACCTGGACACACTCGTTATTGCTGACACAACTGTCAATCACATCCCGCGGCTCGGGGTAAAGAAGCCGGCAATTCGGGTAAACATACCTCCTCTTCCTTATGACACCGCCGGCTACAAAATGATACTAACCATCACCCTTAACGATTTTCAACGCACCGACACGGTGAGGTTGCGCTCAAGGCTCTTGACCCAGGCGCACAAACGGACATTTATCTCAGAGATTGACTCCTCCTGCCAGTATTATGCCTTACGATATCCAGAAAATTACGACCCGAAGAAAAAATACGGCCTTATCCTTTCGCTCCATGGTGCCGGTGTTGAGGCCTATGGTCTTGCCGAATGCTTCCAGCCCAAGGACTGGGCTTTTGTTGTCTGCCCGACCAACCGCCGACCCTATGGGTTTGACTGGCAGGACTGGGGCAGGCTTGACTGTATTGAGGTTTTAAAAGAGGTGCAGAGGCAATTTCCGATTGACCCTGACCGGGTGGTCTTAACCGGCCATTCAATGGGCGGTCATGGCACCTGGCACATCGGTCTTGCCCATCCCGACCTTTTCGCTGCGATTGCCCCTGAGGCGGGTTGGCCCTCATTCCCGCTTTATGTCCCCAACTTTCTCCAGCGCAGCATCATCTTCACCGAGCCGGGCAAACTTGCCATCCGTGATATGGCAGCCCGACCTGACAACACCCCCGCCTTTCTTGAGAATGCATTGAACCTGCCGGTCTTTATCCTCCATGGCGCAGATGACGACAATGTGCCCACAATTCACTCAAGAAACTTTGCCCTCTGGCTGGATGTCTTGGGGTACAAATACCATTACAAAGAGGTTCCAGGGCAGAAGCACTGGTGGGAGGGTTGTGTTGACGACCCTGATTTGATGGATTTTCTTAAAAACGCACGGCGCGAGCACGGACCAAGACATATCAGGTTTCGCACCGCTGACCTTTCCCAATCCCGCACCTCCTACTGGCTGACAATTGACCGGGTAAAAACCATCGGCAGGGATGCAACTGTTGCGGCATCTGCAGGAGATTCACCAGTTGAGATTAAGACCGAAAACATAACTCAGTTGACCTTAAACCTTGACCAGCGGCTATTCTTTTCAGGACCGATAGGTGTGAAAATTGATGGCAAAACGGTGATAAAAAGGTTAGAACTGCCTGCGATTATAACCCTGTATAACACTCCTAAGGGCTGGAAATTAGGAAGGGCAAGAACCGCAGGGCTCGCCAAGAAACCCGAACTTTACGGTCCGGCAAAACAGGCGCTGATGAGACCATTTGCTATTGTCTATGGCACCCAGGATTCAGCAGTTGCTGAGTTTCTCATGCATGCCGCAAGCCAGGAATGTCTGCGCTGGTATCTAATTGGCAACGGCACAACCGAGGTTCTTTGCGACACCGAACCCATCCCGCTTGACCGCAACCTAATCCTTTTCGGCGGTGAAAAAGAGAACCGGGTCATGAAAAAAATCCATCACCACCTGCCAATTACCGTTAAGGGTGGCAAAATGAACCTATTCAAAACCGAGCTCGGTGAGAGCCTATCAGCAGTTTTTGTCTATCCTAACCCTTTAAATCCAGAAAGGCTAATATTGGTGCGGATGGGAACCGACCCTCTAACAACAAAACTGTCATTTTTCTGGGGCATCATCGGCTCAGGCACAGCCATTCCCGACTTTATGATTTTTGACTCCCAGGTACGGAGTTTTGGCTGGCACGGTGTCAGAGCCGCAGGGTTTTTCTCCCCGGAATGGCAAATTGACCCCTTATCTACATTTATCCAAAAGTGA
- a CDS encoding sugar phosphate isomerase/epimerase: MPEQKAQNQRLGIQVLFDFTDIIAAIDFAADTGFGVLEINLGNINFGNQLRRASERRKIKRQAGRRKVRLAVHALEGPSFFIPSERVRRCAVLELKKTLDWAADIGAENVIMHLGFDMHYGYGGGNRFTHEEFPRYYEEALLQALADLKQYARTRANLCVENVGGFRFVPSKKVLKRLLGGSLGLCFDIGHIAILSEDKKEEEFAFFKRFHKTIYHAHLHHNNGARDQHLALGEGTVDVVPYLRLLYKSPALLVFETRPKEQALKSRDYFERVLLPKIC, encoded by the coding sequence GTGCCTGAACAGAAGGCGCAGAATCAACGATTAGGCATTCAGGTTTTATTTGACTTCACCGATATAATAGCGGCGATAGATTTTGCCGCTGATACCGGTTTTGGGGTTCTTGAGATTAATTTGGGGAATATCAATTTTGGTAACCAGTTGCGCCGGGCAAGTGAGCGCAGAAAGATCAAAAGGCAGGCAGGGAGAAGAAAAGTCAGGCTGGCGGTGCATGCGCTTGAGGGTCCGTCATTTTTCATTCCGAGTGAGCGGGTGCGCAGGTGCGCGGTCTTGGAGTTGAAAAAAACCCTTGACTGGGCGGCTGATATCGGTGCTGAGAATGTGATTATGCATCTCGGTTTTGATATGCATTATGGCTATGGCGGTGGCAATCGCTTTACCCATGAGGAGTTTCCCCGTTATTATGAGGAGGCGCTTTTGCAGGCGCTGGCGGACCTGAAACAGTATGCGCGCACAAGGGCAAATTTGTGTGTTGAGAATGTGGGTGGGTTTCGTTTTGTGCCGAGTAAAAAGGTCTTGAAAAGACTCCTGGGCGGGAGTTTGGGGCTCTGTTTTGACATCGGGCACATCGCCATCCTCAGCGAGGATAAAAAAGAGGAGGAGTTTGCGTTTTTTAAGCGGTTTCACAAGACAATCTATCACGCCCATCTCCATCATAATAATGGCGCAAGAGACCAGCATCTCGCCTTGGGTGAGGGAACGGTTGATGTTGTGCCCTATTTAAGGCTTCTCTATAAAAGCCCGGCACTGCTGGTTTTTGAGACCAGACCAAAGGAACAGGCGCTGAAAAGCCGGGACTATTTTGAGAGGGTGCTTTTGCCCAAAATTTGCTAA